The following proteins are encoded in a genomic region of Zea mays cultivar B73 chromosome 9, Zm-B73-REFERENCE-NAM-5.0, whole genome shotgun sequence:
- the LOC103638688 gene encoding 60S ribosomal protein L10a, whose protein sequence is MSKLQSEVLKDAISQIVQDAKKNRKFTETVELQISLKNYDPQKDKRFSGSIKLPHIPRPKMKVCMLGDAQHVEEAEKMGLDYMDVEALKKMNRNKKLVKKLVKKYHAFLASETIIKQIPRLLGPGLNKADK, encoded by the exons ATGAG TAAGTTGCAGTCCGAGGTTCTCAAGGATGCCATCTCCCAGATAGTTCAGGATGCCAAGAAGAATAGGAAGTTCACTGAGACTGTTGAGCTTCAGATTAGTCTAAAGAATTATGATCCACAAAAGGACAAGCGTTTCAGTGGCTCTATTAAGTTGCCTCACATCCCTCGTCCaaagatgaaggtgtgcatgctTGGTGATGCCCAACACGTTGAGGAG GCTGAGAAGATGGGACTTGACTACATGGATGTTGAGGCCCTCAAGAAAATGAACAGGAACAAGAAGCTTGTTAAGAAGCTTGTCAAGAAGTACCATGCTTTTTTGGCATCAGAGACCATCATCAAGCAAATTCCCCGTCTCCTTGGTCCTGGTCTCAACAAGGCAGACAAGTAG
- the LOC103638687 gene encoding transcription factor MYB29, protein MTVVEAGEVLNLKVGENPLLEGEAKTGYVSPDDQDGETASEKPCGAPQLKKGPWSPDEDKLLKNYVEAHGEGKWNKVQRNSGLNRCGKSCRLRWTNHLRPDLKKGPFDNEEIDKILKFYLKWGPKWAKIASRLPGRTDNEIKNFWNTRIKKTEKQGLPIYPEHVLSQVKQPQQDMNCETPGLSHGKKRIREIEIHDLMDVKILFQHLDYHKDLVVPTKPLKRRASIGSLKISGETKETYCSTDLNYVLARSESVPTGSAIASGYPVELPSIQSSSSTLSNDWLLQCVSASVEQQIHSSIQSTETISSQTTGLLHTMSEISFETLIPMVYPMIHSFGYSEHESSPNTDIQAANLSLGSDDVSQYYQVASFFDPGVPDTELGASFFNDTPPETSFLNQQKQVS, encoded by the exons ATGACGGTGGTGGAGGCGGGTGAAGTGTTGAACTTGAAGGTGGGCGAGAACCCTCTACTGGAGGGTGAGGCCAAGACGGGGTACGTCTCGCCCGACGACCAAGACGGGGAGACCGCCAGCGAAAAACCCTGCGGCGCGCCCCAGCTGAAGAAGGGCCCCTGGAGTCCCGATGAAGATAAGCTTCTCAAAAATTATGTCGAGGCACACGGCGAGGGGAAATGGAACAAGGTGCAGCGCAACTCCGGGCTCAATCGCTGTGGCAAGAGCTGCCGCCTCCGCTGGACCAACCACCTCAGGCCCGATCTCAAGAAAGGGCctttcgacaatgaggagatcgaCAAGATTTTGAAGTTTTACCTCAAGTGGGGCCCCAAGTGGGCCAAGATAGCCTCGCGA TTGCCTGGTCGCACAGATAATGAAATAAAAAACTTTTGGAATACCAGAATAAAGAAGACTGAGAAACAGGGTTTGCCTATCTATCCGGAACATGTGCTTTCTCAGGTTAAGCAACCGCAACAAGACATGAACTGTGAAACTCCTGGATTGTCACATGGCAAGAAACGGATAAGAGAGATTGAGATTCATGATCTTATGGATGTCAAAATCTTATTTCAGCACCTTGACTATCATAAGGATCTAGTGGTTCCAACAAAACCTTTGAAACGCCGTGCATCTATTGGTAGTCTGAAAATTTCTGGTGAGACTAAGGAAACCTATTGTTCCACTGATTTGAACTATGTATTGGCAAGGAGTGAGTCGGTGCCTACTGGTAGTGCCATTGCCAGTGGTTATCCAGTCGAGCTCCCTTCAATCCAAAGTTCCAGCTCTACCCTAAGTAATGACTGGTTGCTTCAATGTGTTTCGGCTTCTGTTGAACAACAGATTCATAGCTCCATTCAATCTACAGAAACCATTTCATCGCAAACCACTGGCCTGCTCCACACAATGTCTGAAATATCTTTTGAAACACTGATTCCAATGGTATACCCTATGATTCATTCTTTTGGCTACTCTGAACATGAAAGCTCTCCGAATACTGATATTCAAGCTGCAAACTTATCTTTAG GTTCAGATGATGTTAGCCAGTATTATCAAGTTGCTAGTTTTTTTGATCCTGGGGTCCCTGATACAGAGCTAGGGGCAAGTTTCTTCAATGACACACCACCAGAAACAAGTTTTTTGAACCAACAGAAGCAAGTATCTTGA